CCGAATTTGTCTCCATAAATGGTAAAGGAAATGATGCTTAAAAGCTAACGCACTAAAAACCAATGATGAgtcatcagtgtgtgtgtgtgtgtgtgtgtgtgtgtgagcaacTGCAAGTTTCAGGGTCAAACTGCTCAGATGAGAGTTTATGTCAGGAAGCGCACGTGCCGACGTGCTTTAGGGTTGCTCCCCTGTCAGTTTAAAGACCGCCTGCAGGTTCTGCGCGGACTCCGCGTGCCTCCTCTGGGAGCCCCTGAGAGCTTCCCGGAGGTCCCCAGGGGACACCAGGTGGAGGCGGAGCAGAGAGTTCAGCAGCTGGGAGCGAGCAACGCCAATGAAAGAGTGCGACAAAAAGCATGAGAGGCCTCCGCCGGATTTTGTGGTGTAAAGAGGGACTCGGACCATTCCCAGCACCTGGatggagaaagaagaagaggaagaggtgaTGCGGGAGCTGAGCGCGGGGTCCTGCAAGTCACTTGCAGTTCATCGCTCATTACCTCCAGACCGTGATCGGCTGCGGTGGACGCGGCTGCTTTCTCTATCTCCCGAATCTGCTCCTCTTCTATCTTCTTCACGTAGAAGTGAAGGATGAGGCGGGAGGAAGAGGAACAGGTGCCTGAACGAGGAGGGCTAAAACAAGACTCCACGTGGTCTTCCGTAGAAACTGGCACAGCCACGCCCAACTCCTCCAGTAATTCCCTGGTAAGCCCCGCCTCCAGGGTTTCCTCCGAGGGATTAACGAAACTAATGTGTAGAAAAAGTGAGGGTCGACGTTACTCAATCGAAATGATAATGCAACCCAGTACTTCCACGAGACTCTTTAGCAGCTAAGGAAAAACAGGTGACGACATGTTAACAAcagattaaacagttttaactgctgaaaaagTGACAGAAGACACAGATATGGGAAGTGCGGAAGCCCCTATTGATATAGGAATGACACAGTGTTGGCCGTTCTAAGGTAAAAAACcacaaacagcttccagtccaggGGGGGAACACGGCTGACTCTGTGGGTGGGCAATGCCCCTCAATGTGCCCAATGCCCAGTGTTCATGCCGCTGGGCCTGCTTAGCACACAAGACAACTGAATGATTCTTAAACAACAAAGCTTGAAAAGGACTACAACATACTTTACCTATTCACATAGTCACTTCATTGTTTAGAAAGTGTTTCTAATAATACAAGGTATAGAAAGAAACAATGACAATATCGTAactaaaaaagtaaatacagtGTAGGTTATTAATGGAGGCTaatcagacataaaaacaatttgaaaccAGGTTATTGCAGCTTTACACCATTTCCTCAATCAGAAGACTTCTGCAGTGTTTTAAAAGGACCCTGTTGATGCAACGCAGCAGTGCTGATAACTGCAGCCCCCAAATTTTCACTAATAAATATAGTCTTGCATTAGCAGTAAACTAAGAACACTTTAAATTTTGacataaaatgtgtgtgtaagcAAAGAACAATTCTGGTTCAAGTGTAGAGCCCTGGTGAACCCCAGAAAATCTGAGGTGCCAAAGAAGAAGCATGAGACacaacaaaaccttttgtttATCGAGGCAAAAGAAAGGATGtgcaaaatggctgcaaacatgGCTGGATATCTGGGAAAACAAATAACTTTCTATTCATTTgtacaaaaactgtttaatatCACTATCTTCCTCAAACTTCATTAGTGTTCACTAAAAATGTATTAGTGAAGTACATTTCAGCATCAAGGaagttcaaagagctttacatgacaaaaaaaaaaaagaaatctgacattaAAGTCAGaacaagaaaattatttcttgGTTCGTTACATAAGGTCAACATGTCGGTGAATGACGCACCAGCAATTCTGTCACTCCTGTAATTCACAGACAAAAGGACACGCGTGATTCACATTTAGCCGAATACTAAGCGGTTTGATGAACAGTGTGTTCAAAAGGCTATAATAAGAGCCTTCCTGTATAAAGGGACGCCTCATGCATGTCTGATGATCTTTTATAGTTTGTCTTTTGCTGCTTCAGTATTCTAGAAACAATATGTGAAAGTTATTGCTGTGCTGTGAAAGATTGATATCTTCATTATGTGGTGGCTGCTCATAGAGATGGGTTAGAATAAGCTAACTTGTTCACATTATATGTAGAAATCTAAAACTTACATTTGTTTTCCAATCTTCAGCTCCTGTACtgtaaagcaaaataaacacatctGCACTCTCACAATCtgcctttctttattttaaaaaatggctacTCAAACACATACATGTACATGCTGTTCCTTTTACCCTTTATTTTATCTCTTCTAAAGTTGACATATTTATACTTAATGTCTATTTGCTGTGAGTGCTtgaaaccaaagtcaaattcctcATTTGTGAATGTAATCATGGCCCATgaagctgattctgattcttCCGGTCATTTTCCAGTCTACAAATTCTCCCCGGTGAGCCATGGatatctgcagctcctccagagtcgtTCCGGTTTAACACGACAGATTGACAGGCTGATTTATACTCAGGTTAAATTAAGCTTATTTCTAAACAGCCATAGGTGAAACTCACCCACCAGGGAAGCCCAGTAGTCCATCAAAGCGCATCTGCATCTGTTGGAGGTGACAGAGGCCTGTCAAATACTCATGATGTCCACTCAAAGAGACATAGGGAAACGTCAGGAGGTTTATCTTAAAATAAGGTGATGTCAATGTTTATATGTGACACAAAGGAGCTCATTTTGGTTCGTGCACAAGGCTGTTAAAGAAAGTCACCACCCAAACTGTGCTCACCAGTACAATGTACCGGATGGGAATCCTGCCAAACAGCTGAGATGCCGTCTCAGAGTAGAGCATCACATGGCATGCATGCCTGCAGCGGGTGCATTCCAGGGCTTCGTCCCTCGACATCTGGCCACTTGCCATCTACAAGCACAAccacaaacagaaagagaacaTTATCACATGCTGTCACAGATCAGTGACTCCTGATCACTGTGTTTTGAGTAAATTGCAAAACAAGGgaacttgtttcttttttattcggttcttcccttctttctgtgctggGCTAAAAGTCTTGACTGCAAGCAGCTGACCAGCCTGGAGAAACCTCTGTATTTAGGAGGAATCATGGAAAGGAGGAAGTAGGAAGGTagagtttttttcttacttGATAGTAAGCACTTTGGCTCCCTCTATCTGTGTGGAGCAGGTTTATAATTctctgacttttcttttcttttttaaattacagttaaatagttttgtttttgtgtattgtACAATACACAAAAATGATTCACATATAccattatgaaaatataatgtCACAAGTACTACTTTTTGcacagtttaacatttaaatctgaGCTAACCCCATGATAGAAAGGCTGCACATGTGATCACATGTGAAACCATGTGATTTTCATTGGATTTTTTTGCAAGGGTCTTATCCATGAAGTTGCATAACTCAGCTAAGCAACGATCtagaaaagtaaataatatatttaatggGCATTATTTCTACTTCAGAACATATTCACTTTGTTATTTCATTAAAGTTGACAGTAGATAATGTTATTTCATGCTGTGAATAATTCATTCTTCTGCCAGGATGATAAATAACTGAGTTCCATAACTCTGCACAATACTATGCACTCTGCACATCCACTTTAGCTGTACCAACAGatgaaaccaaatatttctgatgattgaactgaaaatattcatattaattTACTTGTCTGTTTGCTGAACTTCAGAATTATGacaaaaaagctgtttttttaaaaagctttctttaaagtgttttaaactgtttaacgTAAGTCGAATATGTTAGGTTTCTTACTATATGTTTGGCATAAAAGTTAGCTGGAGTTCCGATTCCTTCCTCATGACAGAACTGGTAGAACTGACTCGGGTTTGGCCGACATTTTAATactaaaatctgaatttgaacaaagtggtaaaaaaaaactttctagaaaGTATACTTGCATCATTATTGTGACCTTTAgcaattagaaataattttgataatccCAACCCAAAACAGAAGATTCTCAGTCAGTCACAAAAACGCTGGCCATGTGtctttttatgcaaatatttgtATGCAAATATTTGcttatggttttatttgtttaactcTTGGAATAGTGGAAATGCAATTAATAACGCACCAAAAATTAGTCACTTACGTCACACGTTACCGACTTTTCTTCTTGTACGAAGTAGCCCAAGCAAAACTGCTGTTTCACCTTTAGTCAGCAATATTTAGCCGAACATTACACTGTACACTACTTTTGTTACGTCAAGACTCGATTGGCTGTTCAGTTTTACGTTGACCCATCGCCATTGGCTAGTGGAAAGTAGATGCGAGTTGCTGCATTCGGAAGAGACTGTAGTTTTGgcttattattttaaagaaacattgaaaCATTCTTTATTGCCTCAACATGGCATTAACGTAAGGATATGTGTAGCACCTTTTAACTACTCGGCGGTCATATATTTGTCCCTGACCTTTGGTTGCTCATAGTAAATGAATTGTCCGAAAATACCAAGCGAGAAAATCCAAACGACTTCAGCTTGGAATATAAATTCCGAGGTACTTTAAACACACCGTTGAGCTTCACTCATGAATCAGAGGAACTTTACAGTTTGTTCAGTTGCTGTAGTTATTTCAAAGGGGCTGTATGTGTCGAAACTACGCGCTGAACTAAGTAAGCACTTTGTTTGGCTTTTACACAGAAACGAATATGTTTGAGGGCGCCTGAATAGGTCACGtgttcagtttaaatattacaaacGCTGACCTGTTGTCCACAGCAGCTCATTCAGTTGTCATTAGGAGACAACTAAAAAACCTCGTTTTTTATGCGGATTTAAAAGACTGTAAGAGGTGTATCAGTATCCATATACTGTTGAATATTCCTGTGAATATTTCGAGGCGAACACATCGATGCTCTAGCTGTAGCTAGCTAAGGTAGGAAGCTAACAAGCTATAATCACCTGCCAGTGGCTTCAACCTAGAGCTGGCTAACAAAACttagagaaaatgtaaatgtgctCATATGttatgcagatttttctgttatttgtaacttagttattttctaattttattttaaacctcaGAAAGTAGTAAAGCGTTGATCGTTTTATTATAGATATTCCAAGTTCTTGGTTTCTAATGTGTAATTTGCTAATTTTCTGGAATATTACCAATTCTACTTTTATGTCGAACAGTTGGACACTCACgctgtaaatatttcttattaatTTCTAAACTGGAAAAATGTGATGTATGCTCTATTATATCAGATGATTGTTAAAACGGAccttaacttttaaaacaagcaCTTTCTCACCTGTTAAACAgattcacagttttttttgttatcagCAAAACCTGATTTTTCTTGTCAATTAAgttattattatacatttttgtccTGGATTGGCAATGGAAACACttaacaaatttaataaaactgtcatctgttttatttttgaatctgGTATTTCTCCTAGAATGGCCTCAAGCATCCCGGATGAGGTGATGATGGACGCTGCACTGATAAAAGAGTTAGTCGAAGTTGCAAAGGACGCCGCACTTCTTCAGGGAGTATTGATGAGGACCGAGGAGAGCCCAAACTCATCTGAggtgtttttctaaaaatgtcattttagtTGTTCTTTAGACTGTTATAATCAACGCAGCTTGTTGTGGTCAAATCAGTAGATGCATTGATTAAAGCACTGACAGAATGTTTAGTCTTTTAAGTCTGAGCTACTGCAGGTGTCTCAGGAATTTGCTCTGTAATTtcaaatgacaataaaaggaaGCCATCATAAAGTCTGTCTagttaaacagtttttttccagcACAATTAGTTTTCTGCTTTGATTCCTCTTAGACccagtgattgtttttttttgtctccataTATCTCCTACGTCTCacaactttcttttttgttgttgcagttgGTGACATACGCTCCTTTCACTCTCTTCCCTTCGCCTGTGCCCAAGTCCGTGTTCCTTCAGGCTCTGGCGGTGCAGACCCACTTCAACACGTTGGTGGACAAGATCAGCCAGGATATGGACTTCCTGCAGGAGGCTTTAGCCAGGTAGGAGGCAGCAGCACCGCCTGCAATTCATGGAACGGAtatgtttttgtgtgcaaaGCAATGCTAGGAAACAAGGTTATATAgttaactaaaacaaacaaaataaaatggtaaatatttGGGAAAGATTACAACTAACTGCAACTAAAATtatagtatatatttttttagtgtgTGTGAATATAGACATTAGCCTTTCGAAATTGATGTtcccaccccacacacacacaagcagtttacgtCAAGCTACGTCGCTCTATAACCATCGGCATTTATGCTAGTCTGC
The genomic region above belongs to Xiphophorus maculatus strain JP 163 A chromosome 1, X_maculatus-5.0-male, whole genome shotgun sequence and contains:
- the LOC102224429 gene encoding U8 snoRNA-decapping enzyme-like isoform X1, which encodes MIPPKYRGFSRLVSCLQSRLLAQHRKKMASGQMSRDEALECTRCRHACHVMLYSETASQLFGRIPIRYIVLMQMRFDGLLGFPGGFVNPSEETLEAGLTRELLEELGVAVPVSTEDHVESCFSPPRSGTCSSSSRLILHFYVKKIEEEQIREIEKAAASTAADHGLEVLGMVRVPLYTTKSGGGLSCFLSHSFIGVARSQLLNSLLRLHLVSPGDLREALRGSQRRHAESAQNLQAVFKLTGEQP
- the LOC102224429 gene encoding U8 snoRNA-decapping enzyme-like isoform X2 produces the protein MASGQMSRDEALECTRCRHACHVMLYSETASQLFGRIPIRYIVLMQMRFDGLLGFPGGFVNPSEETLEAGLTRELLEELGVAVPVSTEDHVESCFSPPRSGTCSSSSRLILHFYVKKIEEEQIREIEKAAASTAADHGLEVLGMVRVPLYTTKSGGGLSCFLSHSFIGVARSQLLNSLLRLHLVSPGDLREALRGSQRRHAESAQNLQAVFKLTGEQP